The following coding sequences lie in one Glycine max cultivar Williams 82 chromosome 19, Glycine_max_v4.0, whole genome shotgun sequence genomic window:
- the SCAM-3 gene encoding calmodulin produces MADQLTDEQISEFKEAFSLFDKDGDGCITTKELGTVMRSLGQNPTEAELQDMINEVDADGNGTIDFPEFLNLMARKMKDTDSEEELKEAFRVFDKDQNGFISAAELRHVMTNLGEKLTDEEVDEMIREADVDGDGQINYEEFVKVMMAK; encoded by the exons ATGGCGGATCAACTCACCGATGAACAGATCTCCGAGTTCAAGGAAGCCTTCAGCTTGTTCGATAAGGACGGCGATG GTTGCATCACAACCAAGGAGCTTGGAACTGTTATGCGTTCATTGGGGCAAAACCCAACTGAGGCAGAACTCCAGGACATGATCAATGAAGTGGATGCTGATGGGAATGGTACCATTGACTTCCCTGAGTTCCTAAACCTCATGGCTAGGAAGATGAAGGACACTGATTCTGAGGAGGAGCTGAAAGAGGCATTCCGGGTTTTCGACAAGGATCAGAATGGGTTCATCTCTGCTGCTGAGCTCCGTCATGTGATGACCAACCTCGGGGAGAAACTCACCGATGAAGAGGTCGATGAGATGATTCGTGAGGCTGATGTTGATGGAGATGGCCAAATAAACTACGAGGAGTTCGTTAAGGTGATGATGGCCAAGTGA